A window of the Drosophila simulans strain w501 chromosome 2L, Prin_Dsim_3.1, whole genome shotgun sequence genome harbors these coding sequences:
- the LOC6732165 gene encoding ethanolamine-phosphate cytidylyltransferase isoform X3, producing the protein MEANGDTSACNGYSDKQRKDVRVWCDGCYDMVHFGHANSLRQAKALGDKVIVGIHTDEEITKHKGPPVFTEEERVKMVKGIKWVDEVVLGAPYVTTLKVLDQNNCDFCVHGDDITMTAEGVDTYHLVKSANRYKEVKRTAGVSTTDLVGRMLLLTRNHFRQGSAEYDIEKEDSAAKSPWTGCSQFLPTTQKIIQFSDGKSPNPGDKIVYVAGAFDLFHVGHLDFLEKAKKLGDYLIVGLHTDPVVNSYKGSNYPIMNLHERVLSVLACKFVNEVVIGAPYCVTEELLEHFKIDVVCHGRTPIALENGKIDPYAVPKTRAIFELIDSGNEMTTERIVERIISHRLEYERRNQAKEKKEIEAFEALQRQKQTQKAG; encoded by the exons ATGGAGGCAAATGGCGATACTAGCGCCTGCAATGGGTATTCGGACAAGCAGCGGAAGGATGTGCGCGTCTGGTGCGATGGATG CTATGATATGGTGCACTTCGGGCATGCCAATTCCCTGCGACAAGCCAAAGCTCTTGGCGATAAGGTAATTGTGGGCATTCACACCGACGAGGAGATCACCAAACACAAGGGACCACCGGTCTTCACCGAGGAGGAGCGCGTCAAGATGGTCAAGGGCATCAAATGGGTGGATGAGGTGGTGCTCGGTGCTCCGTATGTGACCACACTGAAGGTGCTCGACCAGAACAACTGTGATTTCTGTGTGCATGGAG ATGACATTACCATGACAGCCGAAGGAGTGGACACATATCATTTGGTCAAATCAGCCAATCGCTACAA GGAAGTAAAACGCACAGCTGGAGTCTCGACCACTGACCTTGTGGGCCGCATGTTGCTCCTGACACGCAACCACTTCCGTCAGGGATCCGCCGAATATGATATCGAGAAAGAAG ATTCAGCAGCCAAAAGTCCGTGGACCGGTTGTAGTCAGTTCCTGCCGACTACCCAAAAGATCATACAGTTCAGTGATGGCAAGTCACCGAATCCCGGCGATAAGATT GTTTATGTGGCTGGCGCCTTCGATCTCTTCCATGTGGGTCACCTGGACTTTCTGGAAAAGGCTAAGAAACTGGGTGACTACCTGATCGTTGGCCTGCACACAGATCCAGTGGTGAACTCCTACAAGGGCAGCAACTATCCCATTATGAATCTGCACGAGCGCGTGCTCAGTGTTTTGGCCTGCAAG TTTGTCAATGAGGTAGTAATTGGAGCTCCCTACTGCGTCACCGAAGAGCTGCTTGAGCACTTCAAAATCGATGTTGTCTGCCATGGACGCACGCCCATTGCGCTGGAGAATGGCAAGATCGATCCGTATGCCGTTCCCAAGACGCGAGCTATCTTTGAGCTGATCGATTCCGGCAACGAGATGACCACGGAGCGCATCGTGGAGCGCATCATCTCGCACCGACTGGAATATGAGCGTCGCAATCAGGCCAAAGAGAAGAAGGAAATCGAAGCCTTTGAGGCACTTCAACGCCAAAAACAGACCCAAAAGGCCGGCTAG
- the LOC27207931 gene encoding leucine-rich repeat-containing protein 24 has protein sequence MAIKLSFDPCSTSLKHLSLFLLKIYCLALVLQSASADWLMDCGNCHCKWNSGKKTADCRNLSLSGVPEYLSPEVQVLDLSHNHIFYLEENAFLTTHLQNLQKLLIRNGTLKHLNQRSFTQLQILIELDLSNNLLMDLLPNVFDCLSKVRAILLNGNLLQALRHGVFRNLKYLHKIELKRNRLVSIDVQAFVGVPLLSQIYLDNNELTKLRVESFQDLTKLTALSLVENPWNCTCDLQMFRDFVIGMNLYTPPTSCHYPLQLRGRLWIEDQPEAFACKPKIVYPTLSTSINTSKENVTLICRVHGSPNTVIAWDYTNQVYESRSKPVKSLQKQRVYIELLREDESKVRKFGHDVFVSRLTIVNARKSDEGVYTCLAENPGGKDSVHISVVVQKDMQRISLMDSNFFAIVCLIAMGFLSMSILFSLVTCLIFKRFKQFHPGQHTYLQPTSFPVQSPGSEDATAISALSSGVIRESKIVLDPLSATSEPSNKNYTLFKTSNSNGSEMYPSEYMPTRNYEDVRLNNKNYIEDLDNQAESTSSRNRELQEKDELKQKDELDRDSRQSSSQSTGCSKKMGQIDELQPDLLPSTEPTALKNMNEPFDPPAKKGEVNPRSKYNTNVQKYLKEKYGSVRIKNISTNISTKDPISGADISK, from the exons ATGGCCATCAAGCTTAGCTTCGATCCATGTAGTACTTCCTTAAAGCACCTGTCGCTATTCCTACTTAAGATATACTGCTTGGCGCTCGTACTCCAAAGTGCCAGTGCCGATTGGCTAATGGACTGTGGAAACTGTCACTGCAAATGGAACTCTGGCAAGAAGACGGCCGACTGTCGCAATTTGAGCCTAAGTGGAGTGCCGGAGTACCTCAGTCCGGAGGTTCAAGTGCTGGACTTGTCACACAATCATATATTCTACCTGGAGGAGAACGCATTCCTGACCACCCACTTGCAAAATCTCCAAAAGTTACTCATCCGAAATGGCACGCTGAAACACCTGAACCAGCGGAGTTTCACCCAACTGCAGATCCTAATAGAGCTCGACTTGTCCAATAATCTACTTATGGACCTGCTACCCAATGTGTTCGACTGTCTTTCGAAAGTACGGGCGATATTGCTGAATGGCAACCTGTTGCAAGCACTTCGCCATGGAGTCTTTCGTAATCTCAAGTATCTGCACAAGATCGAACTTAAGCGCAATCGCTTGGTTAGCATCGATGTCCAGGCCTTTGTGGGAGTACCACTCCTCTCGCAGATCTATCTGGACAACAATGAGCTGACCAAACTGAGGGTGGAGAGTTTCCAGGACTTGACTAAGCTCACAGCATTGTCGCTGGTCGAGAATCCTTGGAACTGCACCTGCGATCTTCAGATGTTCCGTGACTTTGTCATAGGCATGAACCTGTACACCCCGCCCACATCCTGCCATTATCCTTTGCAGTTACGTGGTCGTCTGTGGATCGAGGATCAGCCAGAGGCGTTTGCCTGCAAGCCAAAGATAGTGTATCCAACACTCAGTACTTCCATCAACACTTCCAAGGAGAACGTAACGCTTATATGTCGCGTCCACGGATCTCCCAATACGGTTATTGCCTGGGATTACACCAATCAAGTATACGAAAGCCGCTCCAAGCCGGTGAAAAGTCTGCAAAAGCAACGTGTTTACATAGAACTATTGCGGGAGGATGAATCAAAGGTTCGGAAATTCGGACATGATGTTTTTGTGTCGCGTCTTACGATTGTTAATGCCCGGAAGAGCGATGAGGGCGTCTATACCTGCCTGGCGGAGAATCCCGGTGGCAAGGATTCGGTGCACATAAGTGTGGTGGTGCAAAAGGATATGCAAAGGATTTCCCTCATGGACAGCAACTTTTTTGCAATAGTCTGCCTTATAGCCATGGGTTTTCTCAGCATGTCGATACTATTTTCGTTGGTAACATGCCTGATTTTCAAGAGATTCAAGCAGTTCCATCCCGGCCAGCACACTTATTTGCAACCCACTAGTTTTCCCGTTCAATCACCTGGTAGTGAAGATGCTACCGCAATCAGCGCCCTAAGTTCTGGAGTTATAAGGGAAAGCAAGATAGTACTGGATCCATTAAGTGCGACCAGTGAAccatcaaataaaaattacactttatttaaaacatcCAATTCGAATGGCAGTGAAATGTATCCAAGCGAGTATATGCCCACGAGAAATTATGAAGACGTGAgattaaacaacaaaaattatatagaAGATCTAGACAATCAGGCGGAATCCACTTCATCGCGGAATCGGGAGCTCCAGGAAAAAGATGAGCTCAAACAGAAag ATGAGCTCGATAGGGATTCCCGGCAGAGTTCCTCCCAATCAACAGGCTGCTCAAAAAAGATGGGGCAAATCGATGAACTCCAACCGGACCTTTTGCCTTCCACTGAACCCACTGccttaaaaaatatgaatgaacCTTTCGATCCACCAGCGAAAAAAGGAGAAGTTAATCCCCGAAGCAAGTACAATACCAATGTGCAAAAGTACCTAAAGGAGAAGTACGGCAGTGTTAGAATAAAGAATATCAGTACTAATATTAGTACTAAAGATCCCATTAGTGGTGCTGATAtctcaaaataa
- the LOC6732165 gene encoding ethanolamine-phosphate cytidylyltransferase isoform X1, which yields MEANGDTSACNGYSDKQRKDVRVWCDGCYDMVHFGHANSLRQAKALGDKVIVGIHTDEEITKHKGPPVFTEEERVKMVKGIKWVDEVVLGAPYVTTLKVLDQNNCDFCVHGDDITMTAEGVDTYHLVKSANRYKEVKRTAGVSTTDLVGRMLLLTRNHFRQGSAEYDIEKEVSILKRQIKSHPGSSNMGQDSAAKSPWTGCSQFLPTTQKIIQFSDGKSPNPGDKIVYVAGAFDLFHVGHLDFLEKAKKLGDYLIVGLHTDPVVNSYKGSNYPIMNLHERVLSVLACKFVNEVVIGAPYCVTEELLEHFKIDVVCHGRTPIALENGKIDPYAVPKTRAIFELIDSGNEMTTERIVERIISHRLEYERRNQAKEKKEIEAFEALQRQKQTQKAG from the exons ATGGAGGCAAATGGCGATACTAGCGCCTGCAATGGGTATTCGGACAAGCAGCGGAAGGATGTGCGCGTCTGGTGCGATGGATG CTATGATATGGTGCACTTCGGGCATGCCAATTCCCTGCGACAAGCCAAAGCTCTTGGCGATAAGGTAATTGTGGGCATTCACACCGACGAGGAGATCACCAAACACAAGGGACCACCGGTCTTCACCGAGGAGGAGCGCGTCAAGATGGTCAAGGGCATCAAATGGGTGGATGAGGTGGTGCTCGGTGCTCCGTATGTGACCACACTGAAGGTGCTCGACCAGAACAACTGTGATTTCTGTGTGCATGGAG ATGACATTACCATGACAGCCGAAGGAGTGGACACATATCATTTGGTCAAATCAGCCAATCGCTACAA GGAAGTAAAACGCACAGCTGGAGTCTCGACCACTGACCTTGTGGGCCGCATGTTGCTCCTGACACGCAACCACTTCCGTCAGGGATCCGCCGAATATGATATCGAGAAAGAAG tgtcAATTTTAAAACGCCAAATAAAATCCCATCCAGGTTCTTCGAACATGGGTCAAGATTCAGCAGCCAAAAGTCCGTGGACCGGTTGTAGTCAGTTCCTGCCGACTACCCAAAAGATCATACAGTTCAGTGATGGCAAGTCACCGAATCCCGGCGATAAGATT GTTTATGTGGCTGGCGCCTTCGATCTCTTCCATGTGGGTCACCTGGACTTTCTGGAAAAGGCTAAGAAACTGGGTGACTACCTGATCGTTGGCCTGCACACAGATCCAGTGGTGAACTCCTACAAGGGCAGCAACTATCCCATTATGAATCTGCACGAGCGCGTGCTCAGTGTTTTGGCCTGCAAG TTTGTCAATGAGGTAGTAATTGGAGCTCCCTACTGCGTCACCGAAGAGCTGCTTGAGCACTTCAAAATCGATGTTGTCTGCCATGGACGCACGCCCATTGCGCTGGAGAATGGCAAGATCGATCCGTATGCCGTTCCCAAGACGCGAGCTATCTTTGAGCTGATCGATTCCGGCAACGAGATGACCACGGAGCGCATCGTGGAGCGCATCATCTCGCACCGACTGGAATATGAGCGTCGCAATCAGGCCAAAGAGAAGAAGGAAATCGAAGCCTTTGAGGCACTTCAACGCCAAAAACAGACCCAAAAGGCCGGCTAG
- the LOC6732166 gene encoding uncharacterized protein LOC6732166, translated as MTAPSTSRAHPATDSGKAQSPVLGLSRNRKRQERRKQRLQEMQDLLYTKHFSNYRLPASVAAPTPEDELLQLQNFHSLTEQPSSSRKSALPVNTSSDSPWSRLRLVACPCHGCLCSVEPSALLGHYLSDHLPGMGVPFYELEMGKRVSLTCHISSLEKDVNSLLGVYGYRRTGLNPLKCHRNTHLPVEYRRFSQHSALMIFACRTMHSVLWERKRVKHEVLAIWVATPLQGVAITLRLLVQPANLPRYYARQIKARPMLPLSSNQTCSEFIKTDSNVILISLDDLKALMDLDVWQQSLTVELKVISEARI; from the coding sequence ATGACTGCGCCGTCCACCTCGCGTGCCCACCCGGCCACTGATTCCGGCAAGGCTCAATCTCCCGTCCTTGGATTAAGCCGGAATCGAAAGCGTCAGGAGAGACGAAAGCAGCGCCTGCAGGAAATGCAAGATTTGCTGTACACCAAGCACTTCTCCAACTACAGACTGCCGGCGTCGGTGGCCGCGCCAACTCCCGAGGATGAGCTGCTCCAACTGCAGAATTTCCATTCGCTGACCGAGCAGCCGtccagcagcaggaaaagcgcACTGCCAGTGAACACATCTAGCGATTCGCCGTGGAGCCGACTGCGCCTGGTGGCATGCCCATGTCACGGATGCCTCTGCTCGGTTGAGCCCAGCGCTCTGTTGGGTCACTATTTGAGTGACCATCTGCCGGGAATGGGGGTGCCGTTCTACGAACTGGAAATGGGCAAGCGAGTGTCATTAACGTGTCATATTAGCAGCCTGGAAAAAGATGTCAACTCCCTGCTGGGGGTCTATGGCTATCGGCGCACCGGCCTCAATCCTCTGAAATGCCACCGAAACACCCATCTGCCGGTGGAGTACCGCCGCTTCTCGCAGCATAGCGCCCTCATGATCTTCGCCTGCCGCACCATGCACTCGGTGCTGTGGGAAAGGAAGCGTGTCAAGCACGAAGTCCTGGCCATCTGGGTGGCTACTCCGTTGCAAGGCGTGGCCATCACTCTGCGCCTGCTGGTCCAACCGGCCAACCTGCCACGTTACTACGCCAGGCAGATAAAAGCGCGTCCAATGCTGCCACTGTCGTCGAACCAAACCTGCAGTGAGTTCATCAAGACCGACAGCAACGTGATCCTCATCAGCTTAGATGACCTTAAGGCACTAATGGACTTGGATGTTTGGCAGCAATCGCTAACCGTCGAACTGAAAGTGATTAGCGAGGCAAGAATATAA
- the LOC6732165 gene encoding ethanolamine-phosphate cytidylyltransferase isoform X2, whose protein sequence is MEANGDTSACNGYSDKQRKDVRVWCDGCYDMVHFGHANSLRQAKALGDKVIVGIHTDEEITKHKGPPVFTEEERVKMVKGIKWVDEVVLGAPYVTTLKVLDQNNCDFCVHGDDITMTAEGVDTYHLVKSANRYKEVKRTAGVSTTDLVGRMLLLTRNHFRQGSAEYDIEKEGSSNMGQDSAAKSPWTGCSQFLPTTQKIIQFSDGKSPNPGDKIVYVAGAFDLFHVGHLDFLEKAKKLGDYLIVGLHTDPVVNSYKGSNYPIMNLHERVLSVLACKFVNEVVIGAPYCVTEELLEHFKIDVVCHGRTPIALENGKIDPYAVPKTRAIFELIDSGNEMTTERIVERIISHRLEYERRNQAKEKKEIEAFEALQRQKQTQKAG, encoded by the exons ATGGAGGCAAATGGCGATACTAGCGCCTGCAATGGGTATTCGGACAAGCAGCGGAAGGATGTGCGCGTCTGGTGCGATGGATG CTATGATATGGTGCACTTCGGGCATGCCAATTCCCTGCGACAAGCCAAAGCTCTTGGCGATAAGGTAATTGTGGGCATTCACACCGACGAGGAGATCACCAAACACAAGGGACCACCGGTCTTCACCGAGGAGGAGCGCGTCAAGATGGTCAAGGGCATCAAATGGGTGGATGAGGTGGTGCTCGGTGCTCCGTATGTGACCACACTGAAGGTGCTCGACCAGAACAACTGTGATTTCTGTGTGCATGGAG ATGACATTACCATGACAGCCGAAGGAGTGGACACATATCATTTGGTCAAATCAGCCAATCGCTACAA GGAAGTAAAACGCACAGCTGGAGTCTCGACCACTGACCTTGTGGGCCGCATGTTGCTCCTGACACGCAACCACTTCCGTCAGGGATCCGCCGAATATGATATCGAGAAAGAAG GTTCTTCGAACATGGGTCAAGATTCAGCAGCCAAAAGTCCGTGGACCGGTTGTAGTCAGTTCCTGCCGACTACCCAAAAGATCATACAGTTCAGTGATGGCAAGTCACCGAATCCCGGCGATAAGATT GTTTATGTGGCTGGCGCCTTCGATCTCTTCCATGTGGGTCACCTGGACTTTCTGGAAAAGGCTAAGAAACTGGGTGACTACCTGATCGTTGGCCTGCACACAGATCCAGTGGTGAACTCCTACAAGGGCAGCAACTATCCCATTATGAATCTGCACGAGCGCGTGCTCAGTGTTTTGGCCTGCAAG TTTGTCAATGAGGTAGTAATTGGAGCTCCCTACTGCGTCACCGAAGAGCTGCTTGAGCACTTCAAAATCGATGTTGTCTGCCATGGACGCACGCCCATTGCGCTGGAGAATGGCAAGATCGATCCGTATGCCGTTCCCAAGACGCGAGCTATCTTTGAGCTGATCGATTCCGGCAACGAGATGACCACGGAGCGCATCGTGGAGCGCATCATCTCGCACCGACTGGAATATGAGCGTCGCAATCAGGCCAAAGAGAAGAAGGAAATCGAAGCCTTTGAGGCACTTCAACGCCAAAAACAGACCCAAAAGGCCGGCTAG
- the LOC6732165 gene encoding ethanolamine-phosphate cytidylyltransferase isoform X4, producing the protein MEANGDTSACNGYSDKQRKDVRVWCDGCYDMVHFGHANSLRQAKALGDKVIVGIHTDEEITKHKGPPVFTEEERVKMVKGIKWVDEVVLGAPYVTTLKVLDQNNCDFCVHGDDITMTAEGVDTYHLVKSANRYKEVKRTAGVSTTDLVGRMLLLTRNHFRQGSAEYDIEKEAAKSPWTGCSQFLPTTQKIIQFSDGKSPNPGDKIVYVAGAFDLFHVGHLDFLEKAKKLGDYLIVGLHTDPVVNSYKGSNYPIMNLHERVLSVLACKFVNEVVIGAPYCVTEELLEHFKIDVVCHGRTPIALENGKIDPYAVPKTRAIFELIDSGNEMTTERIVERIISHRLEYERRNQAKEKKEIEAFEALQRQKQTQKAG; encoded by the exons ATGGAGGCAAATGGCGATACTAGCGCCTGCAATGGGTATTCGGACAAGCAGCGGAAGGATGTGCGCGTCTGGTGCGATGGATG CTATGATATGGTGCACTTCGGGCATGCCAATTCCCTGCGACAAGCCAAAGCTCTTGGCGATAAGGTAATTGTGGGCATTCACACCGACGAGGAGATCACCAAACACAAGGGACCACCGGTCTTCACCGAGGAGGAGCGCGTCAAGATGGTCAAGGGCATCAAATGGGTGGATGAGGTGGTGCTCGGTGCTCCGTATGTGACCACACTGAAGGTGCTCGACCAGAACAACTGTGATTTCTGTGTGCATGGAG ATGACATTACCATGACAGCCGAAGGAGTGGACACATATCATTTGGTCAAATCAGCCAATCGCTACAA GGAAGTAAAACGCACAGCTGGAGTCTCGACCACTGACCTTGTGGGCCGCATGTTGCTCCTGACACGCAACCACTTCCGTCAGGGATCCGCCGAATATGATATCGAGAAAGAAG CAGCCAAAAGTCCGTGGACCGGTTGTAGTCAGTTCCTGCCGACTACCCAAAAGATCATACAGTTCAGTGATGGCAAGTCACCGAATCCCGGCGATAAGATT GTTTATGTGGCTGGCGCCTTCGATCTCTTCCATGTGGGTCACCTGGACTTTCTGGAAAAGGCTAAGAAACTGGGTGACTACCTGATCGTTGGCCTGCACACAGATCCAGTGGTGAACTCCTACAAGGGCAGCAACTATCCCATTATGAATCTGCACGAGCGCGTGCTCAGTGTTTTGGCCTGCAAG TTTGTCAATGAGGTAGTAATTGGAGCTCCCTACTGCGTCACCGAAGAGCTGCTTGAGCACTTCAAAATCGATGTTGTCTGCCATGGACGCACGCCCATTGCGCTGGAGAATGGCAAGATCGATCCGTATGCCGTTCCCAAGACGCGAGCTATCTTTGAGCTGATCGATTCCGGCAACGAGATGACCACGGAGCGCATCGTGGAGCGCATCATCTCGCACCGACTGGAATATGAGCGTCGCAATCAGGCCAAAGAGAAGAAGGAAATCGAAGCCTTTGAGGCACTTCAACGCCAAAAACAGACCCAAAAGGCCGGCTAG